Within the Candidatus Zixiibacteriota bacterium genome, the region AGTTGTAGGAAGGCGTGTGATTTTTGGTGATGTTTTCGGTCAGGTTCTGGTAGCGGCTTATCAGATTTTGGGCTGCCGCGGCAAATAGTTCAGCAATCCCCATAGTATCGCCCCTGATGTTTAGAAGTTTTCTTACCTTTAAGAGAGTATCGGCTCATTCGGTTATCTCTTCACCGGGGACAGGGCGGTCCATGATGGGGGCGGACCTGAGCAGGGCGGGTCCGTTTTCGAACCCGCCGTTGATTCAAGAAATTCCCCGCATTTTCTTTTCATTCATCCCGTTACCGCGATTTGGGTTCGTTTCGTTATTTTTATGTTTTCGTGTGTCTTGATCTTTCGCTCATGGTAGTCCTTGTAGGTCGAAACCCCTGAGCACCATTCCCGCATCCGGCGGGAATGAGCGTGGTTTCGACATCTTTCTTATTCGCCAACTTCGTCAACCTTGAATAACGAACCCCAATCGCGACTGTAATATCCCCGCTCGAAATATTTGTGTATAGAACTCTGCGTCCAATCAAACGGATTTGTCGCCAAACCGTGTTTAATCGGATTGTAGTGTATATAATCAATGTGACGATTCATGTCTGCTGTGTCTCTAATAACATGATCCCAATAACGGTTTTGCCAGACGCGCCCGCTGCCTGAACCAACACGTTTACGATAATAGCCCGAAAAGGACAATTTAAAGCGGCGGACCAGTAACGAGAGATCTTCCTTATCCGAGGATATCAGCATGTGGATATGGTCGGGCAGTATGACCCACGCCGGCATCTCATATGATGACGTTTTGGAGGGTCTGTCGAATGCCAGCCACAAAAGATCAACGTGGTCCAGAAGAATCGGGGCACGTTTGTGCGTGACATGGGTCAGGAAATAGACATTGCCGTGATCGAAATATCGTCGAATGTTCGTCATTTCTTGTTCCCGGATGTCGAAACCTCTCCGCTACGCGGAGACTCTGACGAGCGGGGGTTTCGACCTACGAGATCCTCGTGTTGCTCGTGGCGACCCCGTCGGGACCCAGCCTGCGAGGGAATTATGCAGCTGAATTGTGGAACTTGACAATGCGGCGTGGTTTTATAACT harbors:
- a CDS encoding transposase; its protein translation is MTNIRRYFDHGNVYFLTHVTHKRAPILLDHVDLLWLAFDRPSKTSSYEMPAWVILPDHIHMLISSDKEDLSLLVRRFKLSFSGYYRKRVGSGSGRVWQNRYWDHVIRDTADMNRHIDYIHYNPIKHGLATNPFDWTQSSIHKYFERGYYSRDWGSLFKVDEVGE